A window from Citrus sinensis cultivar Valencia sweet orange chromosome 5, DVS_A1.0, whole genome shotgun sequence encodes these proteins:
- the LOC102610674 gene encoding probable magnesium transporter NIPA4: MADPNGHSWRDGMSSDNIKGLILALSSSIFIGSSFIVKKKGLKKAGASGVRAGFGGYSYLYEPLWWVGMITMVVGEIANFAAYAFAPAILVTPLGALSIIISAALAHIILRERLHIFGILGCILCVVGSTTIVLHAPAEREIESVIEVWNLATEPAFLLYAALVITAVFILIFHYIPQYGQTHIMVYIGVCSLVGSLSVMSVKAIGIALKLTLSGMNQLIYPQTWAFTLIVIVCVLTQMNYLNMALDTFNTAVVSPIYYVMFTSLTILASVIMFKDWDRQNPTQIVTEMCGFVTILAGTFLLHKTKDLGDGSSLTPSMSLRLSKHAGNDDLESEGIPLRRQESLRTP, encoded by the exons ATGGCGGACCCGAATGGTCATAGCTGGAGAGATGGCATGTCATCTGATAACATCAAGGGTTTGATTTTGGCACTTTCGTCCAGTATCTTTATTGGTTCTAGTTTCATTGTTAAGAAGAAGGGGTTGAAGAAAGCTGGCGCTTCCGGTGTTAGGGCAg GATTTGGAGGCTATTCTTACTTGTATGAGCCACTTTGGTGGGTGGGCATGATAACAA TGGTCGTTGGGGAAATTGCAAACTTTGCAGCCTATGCCTTTGCACCGGCAATACTGGTCACACCTCTTGGTGCCCTCAGCATCATTATCAG TGCTGCTCTTGCTCATATCATTTTACGAGAGAGACTACACATTTTTGGAATACTAGGCTGTATTCTTTGTGTTGTGGGCTCTACAACAATTGTGTTGCATGCTCCTGCAGAACGTGAGATAGAGTCTGTGATAGAAGTTTGGAATCTTGCTACAGAGCCAG CTTTTCTCTTATATGCAGCTCTGGTCATAACAGCTGTATTTATCCTTATATTCCACTATATCCCGCAATATGGCCAGACACACATAATGGTGTATATAGGAGTTTGTTCCCTTGTAGGTTCTTTGTCG GTTATGAGTGTTAAGGCAATTGGAATTGCTCTGAAGTTGACATTGTCAGGAATGAATCAGCTAATATATCCCCAAACATGGGCCTTCACGTTAATTGTAATTGTTTGTGTGCTTACCCAAATGAATTATCTGAACATG GCGCTTGATACTTTTAACACGGCAGTTGTCTCTCCCATATACTATGTGATGTTCACATCACTTACCATTCTAGCTAGCGTGATCATGTTTAAG gACTGGGATAGGCAGAATCCAACCCAGATTGTCACGGAAATGTGTGGATTTGTTACAATCCTTGCAGGAACTTTTCTTCTTCACAAAACCAAGGACCTGGGTGATG GTTCAAGTTTGACACCGTCTATGTCACTACGATTATCGAAGCATGCGGGTAACGACGACTTGGAATCCGAGGGCATCCCTCTTAGGCGGCAGGAGTCACTGAGAACACCGTGA